A region of Anolis sagrei isolate rAnoSag1 chromosome 2, rAnoSag1.mat, whole genome shotgun sequence DNA encodes the following proteins:
- the LOC137096307 gene encoding zinc finger protein 79-like, which produces MATLGSDSEEGSERPPGDHLKETKVQFINSSGGYVEAEDYLAQHSIIKTEVEEDGYESLQNFGWSPVLVRSPTKMTGEKPHRCSVCGKTISTKAKLIIHERTHTGEKPFVCSYCGKRFNQQAHLNGHQRTHTGERPYKCVDCGRSFSDGTSFKRHQRIHTGEKPYECADCGRCFRDTTGIKRHMIAHMAKKPHKCEDCGKSFLHRSELMKHEKRHPREKPYGCSVCAQSFSKPLYLFRHGIVHVREQREHQQHMKGFPPENQGVVPSEGSDGIRVPIPKCAAMRMEGGRTFRCSECGKSFSQQTNLVVHWRTHTGEKPYKCSDCEKTFGDRTSLRRHKRIHTGEKPYQCSECGKRFNDSTSCKRHKTTHTGEKPHKCEHCGKSFMYQIQLNKHKRCHAGKALK; this is translated from the coding sequence ATGGCCACACTTGGTAGCGATTCCGAAGAAGGCTCCGAAAGGCCACCTGGTGACCACCTGAAGGAAACCAAAGTCCAGTTCATTAATTCTTCCGGAGGATACGTTGAGGCGGAGGACTACCTGGCCCAGCATAGCATCATCAAGACGGAGGTTGAAGAGGATGGTTATGAAAGTCTGCAGAACTTTGGCTGGAGCCCAGTTCTCGTGAGGAGCCCCACCAAAATGACGGGAGAGAAACCCCACCGGTGCTCAGTCTGCGGGAAGACCATCTCCACCAAAGCCAAGCTCATCATCCATGAAAGgacccacacgggggagaagccctTCGTGTGCTCGTACTGCGGGAAGCGTTTCAACCAGCAGGCGCACCTCAACGGGcaccaaaggacccacacaggggagaggcCCTACAAGTGCGTTGACTGCGGGAGGAGCTTCAGCGATGGGACGTCCTTCAAGCGGCACCAGCggatccacacgggagagaagccctATGAGTGTGCGGACTGCGGGCGGTGTTTCCGCGACACCACAGGCATCAAGCGGCACATGATTGCCCACATGGCCAAGAAGCCCCACAAATGTGAGGATTGCGGGAAGAGCTTCCTGCACCGCTCGGAGCTTATGAAACACGAGAAAAGGCACCCCAGGGAAAAGCCGTACGGGTGCTCAGTCTGCGCACAGAGCTTCAGTAAGCCCCTGTACCTTTTTCGGCATGGGATCGTCCACGTTCGAGAGCAGCGGGAGCACCAGCAGCACATGAAGGGCTTTCCTCCCGAAAACCAAGGGGTCGTTCCCTCAGAGGGATCCGACGGGATCAGGGTCCCGATTCCGAAATGTGCCGCAATGCGCATGGAAGGCGGGAGGACCTTCCGTTGCTCTGAGTGTGGCAAGAGCTTCAGTCAGCAAACCAACCTGGTGGTCCACTGGCGGActcacaccggggagaagccctACAAATGCTCGGATTGCGAGAAAACCTTCGGCGACCGGACCTCTTTGAGGCGGCATAAGAGGATCCACACGGGCGAGAAGCCCTATCAGTGCTCCGAGTGCGGGAAGCGCTTCAACGACAGCACCTCCTGCAAGAGGCACAAGACCACCCACACGGGCGAGAAGCCACATAAGTGCGAACATTGCGGGAAAAGCTTCATGTATCAAATCCAGCTGAATAAACACAAGAGGTGCCACGCAGGAAAGGCCCTGAAATAA